The sequence below is a genomic window from Kwoniella dendrophila CBS 6074 chromosome 10, complete sequence.
CCATTACGTCTATTTGGAACATCATATATTAGCTGTTTTGCTCATTGGTGTCAAATAAAACAGAACGCGCGGCTTGTGCAGCTGACAAGTAGGATGCCCAAGAGGGGTAGGCAGAAAAGGATTGCCAACTTACCCATGTGTAACCAATCACAACCATTATCAATCATACGTTGACATTCACTAGATAATTTGGAAAGGTCACTCTGTCACGGGAAAATACACTATGAGCTTTAATTCATCCCTTCGCACCTATTGAACAGAACGATTAAAGAAGCTCACAGCGAGAACCGAGGGAGAGATGATACACTCTGACATATTGAGAAGTTATTGTTAATATTTGAGTGGTTGAAGTGATAAGCTGTATGTTtgggagaagaagaagtgaattAAACAAAACCTCCCATGTTAtctttttactttttgtTACCTTCGTAATCATCATCACCGTCATCATTTCTTACAACTGTATCAGCTCGGACCGGATCAAGGCACAACATGGGAAGCACGTGGGATATAGGAACGTTCTCATGGTAATTTCTGTTTATGGTAATTTATCCCAGCTCTATTATCCACGCGAATGCCATCATTTATCATCTGTTATTGCCACCCAATTCTTGAATCTCTTTAACAATTAACGATATAGGgcagcatcttcatttatttatatataccaataGCGATCTAGGATTATAGCATTTAGCTGTAAGTAGGATCTATCTTCTACCAGACACCAAAATGGCAGGTCCACTATCTGTAGATGAGATTTTAGCCAAACAAAAAGCAGAGAAGGAGGCTGCTTCAAAGGTAAGTTCTAAATCCCCTTTTGTGGATGTATACCTTAAAAGACATGTACTTCTTATCATCTGATATAAATCGCTAACGTCGTTTCTTACATTGATATAGCCCAAATTCTTATCGAAAGCTGACCGAGCTAAACTCGCTTTAGAAAAAAGGCAAGCGGAAGTACAATCTCAGCAAGGAAAGGAGGAAGCTGAACGTCAACAACGAATAGAATTTGAACgtgctgctgaagaagaaaggcgGAAAGCTGATGCAGCTAGATATGGAGCGCAGAATGGTGATGGAAGAGGATCATGTAAGCTATAGCTTCTTCGTCACTGAATAGGACAGTAAGCTAACTTTACTCCTATAGACGATCGTTATGGACGACAGGACTACGGAAGACTAGACTCAAGGTATAACAATAACGGAAATGCAAGATCAAATGTACCTACAGGACCTAGAGGGAATGCTCCACCATCTGGACCTAGAGGTATGAGGGATTCGCCTGCTTTACCTTATAACGGTAATGGATATAGTAACGGAAATGGaacacctttaacacctgGAAaagctggatcatcatctacaccagGACCAAATTCACCTGGTGATGTAGCGTTACCTACTGATACAGAATTAATTGCATTAAAAGCAAGATATTTAGGTCAAAAGACAGATCAAAAGAAACCTAGGTTAAGAAAACAGAATGATAAAAAAGTGGTATTTGATTggaatgagaatgatgatacgACCATAAATGAACGTGATTCATGGAGTACAGATGTTAAATCAAAAGGACCTGGTGGAGCGATGTTTGGTGGTAGATTAGCaggatttgatgaaggtggcAAAAGAAGAGGTCAACAGGAATTCAAAGATAATCACGCTGATGCATTAGAAAGACGTAgagcaggtaaaggttcaaACGATGATAGACATTGGTCAGAAAAACCTttggaagaaatgaaagatcgTGATTGGCGTATTTTCAGAGAAGATTTCGCTATTGCCGCAAGAGGTGGTAATATCCCTGTACCGTTACGTTCATGGAGagaatcaaatataccttATAATATTTTGGATGTCATAGAAGAAATAGGTTATAAAGAACCTTCACCAATTCAAAGACAAGCTATTCCAATCGGTATGCAAAATAGAGATTTAATTGGTATTGCTAAAACCGGTAAGTATCAAGTGCCTGGCAGACATCCTCACAATTTTGCGAATGACTTATGCTTATGATAACACCCTTTGTAGGTTCCGGTAAAACCGCTGCTTTCGTTATTCCTATGCTGGATTATATAGGTCATCTTCCGCCGTTTGATGACGAAAATCGACATAAAGGTCCATATGCCTTGATCATGGCTCCTACTCGAGAGCTGGCCCAACAAATCGAACAGGAAGCGCTTAGATTTGCCAAACCAATGGGTTACAATTGTGTATCGATTGTTGGTGGTAGATCAGTGGAGGAACAACAATTCAATCTACGAAATGGTGCCGAAATCATTATTGCCACACCTGGTCGTTTGAAGGACatgattgataaatcaatgtTGGTCATGTCTCAATGTCGATACGTGGTCATGGATGAAGCCGATAGAATGGTTGATTTAGGTTTCGAGTTAGATTTGAACTTTATCTTAGATGCTATGCCTGCAACTTTCGTCAAGcctgatgatgctgaaatCAACAATGCGTTGAAGACTGGAGAATGGCAAGGTTGGAGAGTTACAACACTTTTCTCCGCTACTATGCCTGCGGCGGTCGAAAGATTGACTAGAAAGTACTTGAGGAAACCTGCAACTGTCACAATTGGTAATGCTGGTGAAGCAGTAGATACTGTAGAACAGAGAGTTGAATTTATACATGGAGGTGAGGATAAGCGAAAAGCAAGATTGATCGAAATTTTAAGAACTATTggattaccaccacctataattgtttttgttaaCCAAAAGAAAACAGCAGATATGGTTGTCAGATATGTTCAACAAGCTGGATTATCTGGTACTACATTACATTCAGGTAAAACTcaagaacaaagagaatCATCGTTACAAGCATTAAGAGATGGAAATGTTTCTGTTTTAGTCGCAACTGACTTAGCAGGTAGAGGTATTGATGTACCCGATGTCTCTTTAGTCATAAATTGGCAAATGTCAGGAACAATTGAACAATATGTACACAGAATCGGTAGAACAGGTAGAGCAGGTAAAAATGGTTTAGCAATTACTTTtatttcaaatgatgatgatgaagtaatGTATGATCTGAgagtagaagttgaaaaatcaaaaatgtcGAAAATGAATCCTGAATTGGCAAGACATGAAGCTGCTAGAACAAAAGTTACAAGGGAAATGAAGGTAAGTCGGCGGGATGATTTTGTGAGATTTGTGGCTCACTTGAGTTGTTTTCATTTCACAGAGGAAacgagatgatgatgaatagGCCATTATGGCACTGAAGACACCGTTATTGATGTGCGGAAAAGGCTTTCTGGGGTTTTGTAAGAAAAGGCCAAGTTGGACCGGCATCGCAGATATGAGAGGA
It includes:
- a CDS encoding pre-mRNA-splicing ATP-dependent RNA helicase PRP28 codes for the protein MAGPLSVDEILAKQKAEKEAASKPKFLSKADRAKLALEKRQAEVQSQQGKEEAERQQRIEFERAAEEERRKADAARYGAQNGDGRGSYDRYGRQDYGRLDSRYNNNGNARSNVPTGPRGNAPPSGPRGMRDSPALPYNGNGYSNGNGTPLTPGKAGSSSTPGPNSPGDVALPTDTELIALKARYLGQKTDQKKPRLRKQNDKKVVFDWNENDDTTINERDSWSTDVKSKGPGGAMFGGRLAGFDEGGKRRGQQEFKDNHADALERRRAGKGSNDDRHWSEKPLEEMKDRDWRIFREDFAIAARGGNIPVPLRSWRESNIPYNILDVIEEIGYKEPSPIQRQAIPIGMQNRDLIGIAKTGSGKTAAFVIPMLDYIGHLPPFDDENRHKGPYALIMAPTRELAQQIEQEALRFAKPMGYNCVSIVGGRSVEEQQFNLRNGAEIIIATPGRLKDMIDKSMLVMSQCRYVVMDEADRMVDLGFELDLNFILDAMPATFVKPDDAEINNALKTGEWQGWRVTTLFSATMPAAVERLTRKYLRKPATVTIGNAGEAVDTVEQRVEFIHGGEDKRKARLIEILRTIGLPPPIIVFVNQKKTADMVVRYVQQAGLSGTTLHSGKTQEQRESSLQALRDGNVSVLVATDLAGRGIDVPDVSLVINWQMSGTIEQYVHRIGRTGRAGKNGLAITFISNDDDEVMYDLRVEVEKSKMSKMNPELARHEAARTKVTREMKRKRDDDE